GGGGGCAACAGCGGGTCCTCCCCGCCTGCGGCGGGCGCGACGCCCCGGGCGCCCGGGTCGCGCAGATAGGTCGCGATCGCCGCGTCGTACTGCGCGGTGCGGCGGAAGGCCTCCTGGGCCAGCCGATAGCGGGTTGCGTCCGACAGCGCGCCCGCGCTCCGCAATTCCTCGAGCACGGCCGCGTACTGCCCGGGATCCGTGACGACGCCCACGCTCTCGTGGTTCTTGGCCGCGCCGCGGATCATGCTGGGCCCGCCGATGTCGATGTTCTCGATGGCATCGGCCAGCGTGCAGGCTGAATCGGCCACTGTCTTCTCGAAGGGATAGAGGGCCACGACCACCAGGTCAATCGGTCGGATCCCGTGTTGCTCGAGCGCCGCCATGTGCTCGGGGAGCGGGCGGCGGGCGAGGATACCCCCGTGGACCTTGGGATGCAGCGTCTTCACGCGCCCATGGAGCATCTCGGGGAAGCCCGTGACCTCGGCCACGTCCACCACCTTGACGCCGCTCTCGCGCAGGAGCGCGGCGGTGCCGCCGGTGGAGAGGATCTCGACGCCGAGCGCGGCCAGGCCCTTGGCGAAGTCCACGATGCCGCTCTTGTCGTGCACGCTGATGAGCGCCCGACTGACGCGATTCATCTTGCCTCCCGCATGAGCGCGTGACTGACCCGATTCATGCCCCCTCCTTGATTCGTACCCGCCCGCCGTCGATCTCGAGCCGCCCCTCGGCGAAGAGGCGCACCGCCTCCGGATAGATCCGATGCTCTTCCACCAGGATGCGCGCGGCCAGCGTGTCCTCGGTGTCCCCGGTCTCCACCGGCACCGCCGCCTGCAGCACGATGGGACCGGTGTCCGTGCCCTCATCCACGAAGTGCACCGTGGCTCCGGCCACCCGCACGCCGTGCTGGAGGGCCTGGCGCTGCGCGTGCAGTCCCGGGAAGGCCGGCAAGAGCGCGGGGTGGATGTTGAGGAGCCGGCCGCGGAAGTGCTCGACGAAGCCGGCACCGAGGATGCGCATGTAGCCGGCCAGGCACACGAGCCCGACCCGCCGCGACTCGAGGGC
This sequence is a window from Candidatus Methylomirabilota bacterium. Protein-coding genes within it:
- the purN gene encoding phosphoribosylglycinamide formyltransferase; amino-acid sequence: MPERPRLRIGVLASGRGSNFQALVAAARAGRMPADVVVLISDRAEAGVVALARAEGIEAVVIPPREHPGREAHDKAVTDALESRRVGLVCLAGYMRILGAGFVEHFRGRLLNIHPALLPAFPGLHAQRQALQHGVRVAGATVHFVDEGTDTGPIVLQAAVPVETGDTEDTLAARILVEEHRIYPEAVRLFAEGRLEIDGGRVRIKEGA
- the purH gene encoding bifunctional phosphoribosylaminoimidazolecarboxamide formyltransferase/IMP cyclohydrolase (involved in de novo purine biosynthesis), whose product is MNRVSRALISVHDKSGIVDFAKGLAALGVEILSTGGTAALLRESGVKVVDVAEVTGFPEMLHGRVKTLHPKVHGGILARRPLPEHMAALEQHGIRPIDLVVVALYPFEKTVADSACTLADAIENIDIGGPSMIRGAAKNHESVGVVTDPGQYAAVLEELRSAGALSDATRYRLAQEAFRRTAQYDAAIATYLRDPGARGVAPAAGGEDPLLPP